In Rhineura floridana isolate rRhiFlo1 chromosome 6, rRhiFlo1.hap2, whole genome shotgun sequence, one genomic interval encodes:
- the R3HDML gene encoding peptidase inhibitor R3HDML, with product MTLMHIQLYFAGSVFWMIQRSSSFMLPNTTELLYPSSSTEAGRTFSLGVPRSRRKRYISPRDMSALLGYHNQVRAQVSPPAANMEYMVWDERLARSAEAWAKQCIWEHGPPQLMKFIGQNLAIHSGRYHSALDLVKSWYYEKKHYSFPYPHECKPSCPSKCSGSVCSHYTQMVWASSNRIGCALHTCTNMNVWGNTWRRAVYLVCNYAIKGNWVGEAPYKMGRPCSACPPSYAGTCSNNMCYSGLKSNQVSWF from the exons ATGACTCTTATGCACATTCAGTTATATTTTGCTGGTTCAGTCTTTTGGATGATTCAGAGATCCAGTTCCTTCATGCTGCCCAATACTACTGAACTTCTTTACCCATCCAGCAGCACTGAGGCAGGCCGCACATTTAGCCTGGGAGTACCAAGGAGTCGCAGGAAACGCTATATTTCTCCCAGGGATATGAGTGCACTTTTGGGCTACCACAATCAAGTGCGGGCACAAGTGTCTCCACCAGCTGCTAACATGGAGTATATG GTGTGGGATGAGAGGCTAGCCAGATCAGCAGAAGCATGGGCAAAACAGTGTATATGGGAACATGGACCTCCACAACTGATGAAATTCATTGGTCAAAACCTTGCCATTCACTCTGGCAG GTACCATTCAGCTTTGGACCTTGTGAAATCTTGGTATTATGAGAAGAAGCATTATTCCTTCCCTTATCCTCATGAATgcaagcccagctgcccttcGAAATGTAGTGGTTCTGTCTGCAGCCATTATACCCAG ATGGTGTGGGCTTCTAGCAACAGGATTGGCTGTGCCCTCCATACCTGCACCAACATGAATGTGTGGGGTAACACATGGCGACGAGCAGTCTACTTAGTATGCAACTATGCCATTAA ggGAAACTGGGTCGGAGAAGCACCTTACAAAATGGGGAGACCTTGCTCTGCCTGCCCACCTAGCTACGCAGGGACCTGTAGCAACAACATGTGCTACTCAGGACTCAAATCCAACCAAGTGAGCTGGTTCTGA